The Meiothermus ruber DSM 1279 genome includes the window CGCCCTTGGAATCGGGCTGCTGGCCGAGCACATGGGCTGGCTCAAACCGGGGGCTTCCTGGGCCGCCGCGCTGGTAGGGGGCTTACCCTTATGGGCGGGCGGTGTCCCCGCAGCCCTGGCGGTGCTGTTCTTTGTGGCTCTGGGCAGCCTGGCCAGCCGGCTCAACTCGAGCAGCCGCGATCGTGCAGGCCGAACAGCTTCACAGGTACTGGCCAATGGACTTCCGGCTGCACTGGGACTTGTACTCGGCTCACCGACCTTTTTCCTCGCAGCGCTGGCTACCGCCACAGCCGACACCCTGGCTACTGAACTGGGTAGCCGAAGCCCGCGGGCCTGGCATTTGCTAAAAGGCCCTGTGGAAAGCGGAACCAACGCGGCCATCAGTGGGCCGGGTACCCTGGCCTTGCTCGCAGGGGCGCTTCTATTTGCCCCCTGGGCGGCCTGGCTCGAGGCACCCGTCTGGGCGGTGGTGCTGGGGGGCCTCACCGGCGCGCTGGCCGATACGCTGCTGGGGCTGGGCGAAGATCAGATTTCCTGGTGGAGCAATGACCTCACCAACCTGCTGGCCACCACCCTGGGGGGGCTGGTAGCCGTGTGGCTCGCCGGGGCCTTCGCGGCTTAAGAAATGCTAAACTTTTGAGGCTTCCATTTACACTACCATGACGGTGGATATTGCCAGCCATATTATCGGCAACGCAAAGACCTATGAAGCACCCCCTCAGCACGTATAAAATGCCCTTTACTGGAATCCCATGCACCTATTTGGGTAGGCTTGCATAGTGGTGAGACGATGCGCAGTCTTTTACTTGCCTTCGTACTAGCGCTCGCACCGCTACCCAACCTGCCCTTTATTCCGTCGGGCAGCGAAATTCGGGTGGTCTCCCCGGATTTGCTCACAGTGTACGTGGTCTGGCAAGTGGAGGAGCGCAACCTGGTTTTGCAAAGCAAGCTGCCTGCGCCCGCTAACCGCGAGGTGCGGGTGCTGTTCCGGGTAGATGGCGGCTACCGCCCACCCTACAATGGAATCACCACCCCTAGGGGGGATGTCGCCCTGGTCATTCAAGGAGAACGCGTGAGCCTTAATGAGCTCTTAACCCGCACATACCGCCTGAATCTGCCCAACGGGCGTGTCTTGCCGGAGGTACGATGAAACGTATTTTGCTGATTGAAGACGACCCCGAGATCGCACACCTCTTGCAGCTCGAGCTGGGCGAGGCCGGTTACACCGTGGACTGGGCCTCGGGAGGAATGTCGGGCCTGGTGCGCCTGCGCGAGGCCACACCGGATCTGGTCATCCTCGACCTAGGCCTACCCGATCTGGACGGCGGTGAAGTAGCCCGGCGCATTCGAGCAGGCTACGAGGTGCCCATCATCGTCCTCACCGCCGCCGATGCAGTGGAGCGCAAGGTCAGCCTGCTCTCCGACGGGGCCGACGACTACATCGTCAAGCCCTTCCACCCCGCCGAGTTGCTGGCCCGCATCCAGGTGCAGCTCCGCCACCGTGAAGGGGGTGAGCAGATCAGCGTGGGGGGCTTGGAAGTCCACCTAGCCAAGCGACAGGTGCTGTTCGAAGGCCAGGAGCTGCGCCTTTCACCTAAGGAATTCGAATTGCTGTCGCTTTTGGTGAGCCGTGCGGGCAAGGTGTTCAGCCGTCAGGAGATCGAGGAGCACCTGTGGGGAA containing:
- a CDS encoding DUF92 domain-containing protein; the protein is MSLFLALFIALGIGLLAEHMGWLKPGASWAAALVGGLPLWAGGVPAALAVLFFVALGSLASRLNSSSRDRAGRTASQVLANGLPAALGLVLGSPTFFLAALATATADTLATELGSRSPRAWHLLKGPVESGTNAAISGPGTLALLAGALLFAPWAAWLEAPVWAVVLGGLTGALADTLLGLGEDQISWWSNDLTNLLATTLGGLVAVWLAGAFAA
- a CDS encoding response regulator transcription factor: MKRILLIEDDPEIAHLLQLELGEAGYTVDWASGGMSGLVRLREATPDLVILDLGLPDLDGGEVARRIRAGYEVPIIVLTAADAVERKVSLLSDGADDYIVKPFHPAELLARIQVQLRHREGGEQISVGGLEVHLAKRQVLFEGQELRLSPKEFELLSLLVSRAGKVFSRQEIEEHLWGRQLERDSNVVDVHIANLRAKLREAGAYGYLRTVRGVGYALRQREAE